A genomic segment from Pseudomonas sp. S09G 359 encodes:
- a CDS encoding sulfite exporter TauE/SafE family protein, which yields MEVGNFGFVIAGLIVGFIVGMTGVGGGSLMTPILLWFGINPATAVGTDLLYAAITKSGGVLVHSKNKNIDWTITGWLTLGSVPAVLLTLWFLATLHTDPSVMNAVIKQALGVVLLLTALAILFKKSLLAFAQRHAGDSYHMHPRNLNALTVVTGAILGTMVALTSIGAGALGTVALFILYPFLATRRLVGTEIAHAVPLTLVAGLGHAGMGNMDWHLLGFLLMGSLPGIYIGSHMTGKIPDGVLRPCLAVMLMAVGYKLAF from the coding sequence ATGGAAGTGGGTAATTTTGGTTTCGTGATTGCAGGCCTGATCGTTGGTTTTATCGTGGGCATGACCGGGGTGGGCGGTGGTTCGTTGATGACCCCCATCCTGTTGTGGTTTGGCATCAACCCGGCCACGGCGGTGGGCACCGACCTGCTGTACGCGGCCATCACCAAGTCCGGTGGGGTGCTGGTACACAGCAAGAACAAGAACATCGACTGGACCATCACCGGCTGGCTCACCCTCGGTAGCGTGCCCGCGGTGCTGCTGACCTTGTGGTTCCTGGCCACCTTGCACACTGACCCCAGCGTGATGAACGCGGTGATCAAACAAGCCCTCGGTGTCGTACTGTTGCTGACGGCCCTGGCGATTCTGTTCAAGAAAAGCCTGTTGGCCTTCGCTCAACGCCATGCCGGCGATAGCTACCACATGCACCCGCGCAACCTCAACGCGCTCACCGTTGTCACCGGTGCGATCCTCGGCACCATGGTGGCGCTGACCTCCATCGGCGCCGGCGCCCTCGGTACCGTGGCGCTGTTTATCCTGTATCCGTTCCTGGCCACGCGCCGGCTGGTGGGCACCGAGATCGCCCATGCCGTGCCTCTAACGCTGGTCGCGGGCTTGGGCCACGCCGGTATGGGCAATATGGACTGGCACCTGCTGGGCTTTTTGCTGATGGGTTCGCTGCCGGGGATTTATATCGGCAGCCACATGACCGGCAAGATCCCGGACGGCGTATTGCGCCCGTGTCTGGCGGTGATGTTGATGGCCGTCGGCTATAAACTCGCGTTCTAA
- a CDS encoding acyl-CoA dehydrogenase family protein: MTEHHVINPLSIGVDYPTLAARFRPIFQRIAAGAVEREHNRTLPHAPIQWLKEAGFGAVRVPVEYGGGGASLPQLFELLIELAEADSNVPQALRGHFAFAEDRLNAPPSAGRDLWFKRFVDGDIVGCAWTEIGNVAIGDVVTQVSPNGDNWALNGEKFYSTGSIFADWIDVYAQRSDTGGDVIAATRARQPGVVHSDDWDGFGQRTTGSGTSRFTDAVVEAENVIDFATRFKYQTAFYQLVLLASLAGIGRAALRDVAHQVRSRKRIYSHGNAPHVSQDAQVQQVVGEVAALVYAAEASALKAAVPAQRAYLARFAGDDAAEREANVAAEIESATAQVVVSELIQRATSELFNALGASDVRQGKALDRHWRNARTVSSHNPVIYKARIVGDWVINATEPPFVWQIGNGPAKG, from the coding sequence ATGACCGAACACCATGTCATCAACCCACTGTCCATCGGCGTCGACTACCCCACCTTGGCCGCGCGTTTCCGCCCGATTTTCCAGCGCATCGCCGCGGGTGCCGTAGAGCGTGAACATAACCGCACCCTGCCCCACGCGCCGATCCAGTGGCTCAAGGAAGCCGGCTTCGGCGCGGTGCGGGTGCCGGTGGAATATGGCGGCGGCGGCGCGTCCCTGCCGCAGCTGTTCGAATTGCTGATCGAACTGGCCGAAGCCGATTCCAACGTGCCCCAGGCCCTGCGCGGGCACTTCGCGTTTGCCGAGGACCGCCTGAACGCGCCACCAAGCGCTGGCCGCGACCTGTGGTTCAAACGCTTTGTAGACGGCGATATCGTCGGCTGTGCCTGGACCGAAATCGGCAATGTGGCCATCGGCGACGTGGTCACCCAGGTCAGCCCGAACGGCGACAACTGGGCACTCAATGGCGAAAAGTTCTACAGCACCGGCAGCATTTTCGCCGACTGGATCGACGTGTACGCCCAGCGCAGCGACACCGGTGGCGATGTGATCGCTGCCACCCGCGCGCGCCAGCCCGGCGTGGTGCACAGTGATGACTGGGACGGTTTCGGCCAGCGCACCACCGGCAGCGGCACCTCGCGCTTTACCGATGCGGTGGTGGAGGCGGAAAACGTGATCGACTTCGCCACCCGCTTCAAATACCAGACGGCGTTCTACCAGTTGGTGCTGCTGGCCAGCCTGGCCGGTATCGGGCGTGCGGCGCTGCGCGATGTGGCCCATCAGGTGCGCAGTCGCAAGCGCATCTACAGCCATGGCAATGCGCCCCATGTCAGCCAGGACGCACAGGTGCAGCAGGTGGTGGGCGAAGTGGCGGCGCTGGTGTATGCCGCCGAAGCCAGCGCGCTGAAAGCCGCAGTGCCAGCACAGCGTGCGTACCTGGCGCGGTTTGCTGGGGATGACGCGGCCGAGCGCGAAGCCAATGTGGCGGCCGAGATTGAATCGGCGACGGCACAGGTGGTGGTGTCGGAGTTGATCCAGCGGGCTACCAGCGAATTGTTCAACGCGCTGGGGGCTTCGGATGTACGCCAGGGCAAGGCCCTGGACCGGCATTGGCGCAACGCGCGCACGGTGTCGTCGCACAACCCGGTGATCTACAAGGCGCGGATTGTGGGGGATTGGGTGATCAACGCGACCGAGCCGCCGTTTGTGTGGCAGATCGGTAACGGGCCGGCGAAAGGCTAG
- the sfnG gene encoding dimethylsulfone monooxygenase SfnG: MSQQAVKFAYWVPNVSGGLVVSKIEQRTHWGIDYNRKLAQLAEAAGFEYGLTQIRFTAGYGAENQHESVAFSHALLAATTTLKVIAAILPGPWQPALAAKQLATIDQLTNGRIAVNIVSGWFKGEFQAIGEHWLEHDERYRRSEEFIRALKGIWTQDDFTFKGDFYRFNNYTLKPKPLGQPEVFQGGSSRAARDMAARVSDWYFTNGNTPEGIKAQVDDIRAKAAANNHSVKVGVNAFVIARDTEEEARAVLAEIIDKADPEAVNAFGDAAKQAGKASPEGEGNWAKSSFEDLVQYNDGFKTNLIGTPQQIAERIVALKAVGVDLVLAGFLHFQEEVEYFGKRVLPLVRELEAKAGIKQVA; encoded by the coding sequence ATGAGTCAGCAAGCCGTGAAATTTGCCTATTGGGTGCCCAACGTCAGCGGTGGGCTGGTGGTCAGCAAGATCGAGCAGCGCACCCATTGGGGCATCGACTACAACCGCAAACTGGCGCAACTGGCCGAAGCTGCCGGCTTCGAATACGGCCTGACGCAAATCCGTTTCACCGCCGGCTACGGCGCCGAGAACCAGCATGAGTCCGTGGCGTTCAGCCATGCGCTGCTGGCCGCGACCACCACCCTCAAAGTGATCGCCGCGATCCTGCCCGGCCCGTGGCAGCCGGCGTTGGCGGCCAAGCAATTGGCGACCATCGACCAGCTCACCAATGGCCGCATCGCGGTGAATATCGTCAGTGGCTGGTTCAAGGGTGAATTCCAGGCCATCGGCGAACACTGGCTGGAACACGATGAGCGTTATCGCCGTTCCGAGGAATTTATCCGTGCCCTCAAAGGCATCTGGACTCAGGATGACTTCACCTTCAAAGGTGACTTCTATCGCTTCAACAATTACACCCTCAAGCCCAAGCCGCTGGGGCAGCCAGAAGTCTTCCAGGGCGGCAGCTCACGCGCCGCACGCGACATGGCCGCGCGCGTGTCGGACTGGTACTTCACCAACGGCAACACGCCCGAAGGCATCAAGGCCCAGGTCGATGACATTCGCGCCAAGGCCGCGGCGAATAACCACTCGGTCAAAGTCGGCGTCAACGCTTTTGTGATCGCCCGCGACACCGAAGAAGAAGCCCGTGCGGTGCTGGCAGAAATCATCGACAAGGCCGACCCGGAAGCGGTGAACGCGTTTGGCGACGCCGCTAAACAGGCCGGCAAGGCCTCCCCCGAAGGCGAGGGCAACTGGGCCAAGTCCAGCTTTGAAGACCTGGTGCAGTACAACGACGGCTTCAAAACCAACCTGATCGGCACCCCGCAGCAGATCGCCGAGCGCATCGTCGCACTCAAGGCCGTGGGCGTGGACCTGGTGCTGGCGGGCTTCCTGCACTTCCAGGAAGAAGTCGAATACTTCGGCAAACGTGTGTTGCCGCTGGTGCGCGAGCTGGAGGCCAAGGCAGGGATCAAGCAGGTGGCGTGA
- a CDS encoding RimK family protein → MSAVQGHWREVSEQTLAATITDRSYFSTPPKGASQVLIIVERKEDWASYFPSEDILTAQEYLEQSRQNESGKRVQVINLCRSYKYLGHGYYCSLLAEARGHKVIPSVRTISELTRKSLYGLALDNLDKTLDKALSHHLYSNTEGFTLTLYFGRTNIEPLQDLARQLFETFACPILLVEFRKNNGWHIEGVKAGVLQKLRDDQEDQFAHALDNFSRKIWRQPRSRRLARYDLEILHDPSEQLPPSNPRALENFIRVGKGLGIDVELIERKDYARLAEYDALLIRETTSVDNHTYRFAKKAESEGLVVMDDPASILRCTNKVYLTDLLKSHQLGMPATEILYKERPQDFERVGERLGFPLVLKIPDGCFSRGVIKVESQAALLKATAELFEHSVLLLAQEFFYTEYDWRIGVLNRKPIFACQYFMSKGHWQIYNHKAIGQAINGECRTLAVHEAPKAVVELAVKTANLIGDGLYGVDLKQSGDKVVVIEVNDNPNLDAGIEDAYLQDDLYGLVLEEFVRRLELKRQGQVW, encoded by the coding sequence ATGTCGGCGGTACAAGGTCATTGGCGTGAAGTATCCGAGCAAACTCTTGCGGCGACAATAACTGACCGCAGTTATTTTTCAACGCCGCCCAAAGGCGCCAGTCAAGTGTTGATCATTGTTGAACGCAAGGAAGATTGGGCCTCCTACTTTCCCAGCGAAGACATCCTCACCGCCCAGGAATACCTCGAGCAGAGCCGCCAGAACGAGTCTGGCAAGCGCGTGCAGGTGATCAACCTGTGCCGCAGCTACAAGTACCTGGGGCACGGCTACTACTGTTCGTTACTGGCCGAAGCGCGCGGGCACAAGGTGATTCCCTCGGTGCGCACCATCAGCGAGTTAACCCGGAAGTCGCTGTATGGCCTGGCCCTGGATAACCTCGACAAAACCCTCGATAAAGCCTTGAGTCACCATCTTTACAGTAATACCGAAGGCTTTACCCTGACCCTGTATTTTGGTCGAACCAATATTGAACCGTTGCAGGATTTGGCCCGTCAGTTGTTTGAAACCTTCGCCTGCCCGATCCTGTTAGTTGAGTTTAGAAAGAATAACGGCTGGCATATCGAAGGGGTCAAGGCCGGCGTGTTGCAGAAGTTGCGTGACGACCAGGAAGATCAATTCGCCCACGCCCTGGATAACTTCAGCCGCAAGATCTGGCGCCAGCCACGCTCACGCCGCCTGGCCCGCTACGACCTGGAGATTTTGCATGACCCCTCTGAGCAACTGCCGCCGTCCAACCCCCGCGCCCTGGAAAATTTCATCCGGGTGGGCAAGGGCCTGGGCATCGATGTGGAGCTGATCGAGCGCAAGGACTACGCGCGCCTGGCCGAATACGACGCCTTGCTGATCCGCGAGACTACAAGCGTCGACAACCATACCTACCGCTTCGCCAAGAAAGCCGAGAGCGAAGGCCTGGTGGTGATGGACGACCCGGCGTCGATCCTGCGCTGCACCAACAAGGTCTACCTCACCGACTTGCTTAAAAGTCACCAACTGGGCATGCCCGCCACCGAAATCCTCTACAAGGAGCGACCGCAGGATTTCGAACGGGTCGGCGAGCGTCTGGGCTTCCCGTTGGTGCTGAAGATCCCCGATGGGTGTTTCTCCCGGGGCGTGATCAAGGTCGAAAGCCAGGCGGCATTGCTCAAGGCCACCGCCGAACTGTTCGAGCATTCGGTGCTGTTGCTGGCCCAGGAATTCTTCTACACCGAGTACGACTGGCGCATCGGCGTGCTCAACCGCAAGCCGATCTTTGCCTGCCAATACTTCATGTCCAAGGGCCATTGGCAGATCTACAACCACAAGGCCATCGGCCAGGCCATTAACGGCGAGTGCCGCACGCTGGCGGTGCATGAGGCGCCCAAGGCGGTGGTGGAATTGGCGGTGAAGACCGCCAACCTGATCGGCGACGGCCTGTATGGCGTGGACCTCAAGCAAAGTGGTGACAAGGTGGTGGTGATCGAGGTCAACGACAACCCGAACCTGGATGCGGGCATCGAAGATGCCTACTTGCAGGACGACCTGTATGGCCTGGTGCTGGAGGAGTTTGTACGGCGCCTGGAATTGAAGCGCCAAGGCCAGGTCTGGTGA
- a CDS encoding magnesium transporter CorA family protein produces the protein MIQRFELIDGKLRNGGNLDAPIMLFNNPDLAEREWLRDHHKLDEHALASALDPDEVSRIEFHPDNLFLIWKRPENYSGGGNLVFEVSSCGLLFSPGRLLVIATDETPLTGLGQRRPLHTPLDVLLDLLLNNIHHYLGHLKVIKLVARELQQQFNASMSNHHLMQMFSLSESLIYYINALHSNGAVLSRLRNHAEKEQFGVEILGLIDDLIIENHQCYKQAEIYSNVFSGLIDARGNLMNNSMNNLLRKLTLINVVFLPLNLIASIGGMSEFSMMTAGTPWWVSYPLFLLAMGAGAGLMVLGLKRIAGGANVV, from the coding sequence ATGATCCAGCGCTTTGAACTGATCGATGGGAAACTGCGCAATGGCGGCAATCTGGATGCCCCGATCATGCTGTTCAACAACCCCGACCTGGCCGAACGTGAGTGGCTGCGCGACCACCACAAGCTGGATGAACACGCGCTGGCCTCGGCGCTCGACCCGGATGAAGTCTCGCGTATCGAATTCCACCCCGACAACCTGTTCCTGATCTGGAAGCGCCCGGAGAACTATTCCGGCGGCGGCAACCTGGTGTTCGAGGTGTCGTCCTGCGGCCTGCTGTTTTCACCCGGGCGCCTGTTGGTGATCGCCACCGATGAAACCCCGCTGACCGGCCTCGGTCAGCGCCGGCCACTGCACACTCCGCTGGATGTGCTGCTCGACCTGCTGCTCAATAACATCCACCACTACCTGGGCCACCTCAAGGTGATCAAGCTGGTCGCGCGGGAGTTGCAGCAACAGTTCAATGCGTCCATGAGCAACCATCACCTGATGCAGATGTTCAGCCTCAGCGAAAGCCTGATCTATTACATCAACGCCCTGCACAGCAACGGCGCCGTGCTGTCGCGGCTGCGCAACCACGCCGAAAAGGAGCAGTTCGGCGTGGAGATCCTCGGCCTGATCGATGACCTGATCATCGAGAACCACCAGTGCTACAAACAGGCCGAGATCTATTCCAACGTGTTCTCCGGGCTGATCGACGCGCGCGGCAACCTGATGAATAACAGCATGAACAACCTGCTGCGCAAACTCACGTTGATCAACGTGGTGTTCCTGCCGCTCAACCTGATTGCCAGCATTGGCGGCATGTCGGAGTTCAGCATGATGACGGCGGGTACGCCGTGGTGGGTGTCGTACCCGTTGTTTCTGCTGGCGATGGGGGCGGGGGCGGGTTTGATGGTGTTGGGGCTCAAGCGAATAGCCGGCGGTGCCAACGTCGTGTGA
- the map gene encoding type I methionyl aminopeptidase, translating to MIKTAAQLAVMRESGRLLAQVFSMLDGFVAAGRSTLELDSAVEAFIRNDLKARPASLGQYDYPFSINTSINEVVCHGMPSAKDVLKDGDIINIDITLEKGGYIADSSKMYMIGTVAPKARRLVEMTFEAMWAGIRQVKPGARLGDIGHAIQSHAQANGYSVVRDYCGHGIGKQMHEEPQVLHFGRPGTGLELREGMVFTIEPMLNQGGAKVRSLKDGWTVVTKDNSLSAQWEHTVAVTADGFEVLTLQA from the coding sequence ATGATCAAGACCGCCGCCCAACTGGCTGTAATGCGTGAATCCGGGCGCCTGCTGGCCCAAGTGTTCAGCATGCTCGACGGCTTTGTCGCCGCCGGCCGCTCCACCCTGGAGCTGGACAGCGCCGTCGAAGCGTTTATCCGCAATGACTTGAAGGCCCGCCCCGCCAGCCTCGGGCAATACGACTACCCGTTCAGCATCAACACGTCGATCAACGAAGTGGTGTGCCATGGCATGCCCAGCGCCAAGGACGTATTGAAGGACGGCGACATCATCAACATCGACATCACCCTGGAAAAAGGCGGCTACATCGCCGACTCCAGCAAGATGTACATGATCGGCACCGTCGCGCCCAAGGCCCGGCGCCTGGTGGAAATGACCTTTGAAGCCATGTGGGCCGGCATCCGCCAGGTCAAGCCCGGCGCGCGCCTGGGGGACATCGGCCACGCCATCCAGAGCCACGCGCAGGCCAACGGCTACAGCGTGGTGCGTGACTACTGCGGCCATGGCATCGGCAAACAGATGCATGAGGAACCGCAGGTGCTGCACTTCGGCCGCCCCGGCACCGGCCTGGAACTGCGTGAAGGCATGGTGTTTACCATCGAGCCGATGCTCAATCAGGGCGGCGCCAAGGTGCGCAGCCTCAAGGATGGCTGGACGGTGGTGACCAAGGACAACAGCCTGTCGGCACAGTGGGAACATACCGTGGCGGTGACGGCGGATGGGTTTGAAGTGCTGACGTTGCAAGCTTGA
- a CDS encoding ParD-like family protein, with translation MGIVKITDQLHEQLRLASAAMDRSINAQAEFWIKIGLLAELNPNLPYNELINKLLLDKPDLIRGRS, from the coding sequence ATGGGCATCGTCAAGATTACCGACCAACTGCACGAACAACTCCGCCTGGCCAGTGCCGCCATGGATCGCTCCATCAACGCCCAGGCCGAGTTCTGGATCAAGATCGGCCTGCTTGCCGAATTGAACCCCAACCTGCCCTACAACGAGCTGATCAACAAACTGCTGCTCGACAAACCCGACCTGATCCGGGGGCGCAGTTGA
- a CDS encoding DUF1652 domain-containing protein — translation MLSELELRSIIEGSFLPKRCECTKAEDASLTIKVYDDRDRDRVDLEVKGINADKLDSSRAICNLIAGLREDLKHAHTPVLQRAAGRGVY, via the coding sequence ATGCTTTCGGAATTAGAACTTCGCAGTATTATTGAAGGAAGTTTCCTGCCTAAACGGTGCGAATGCACCAAAGCCGAAGATGCTTCGCTGACGATCAAGGTCTATGACGACCGTGACCGTGACCGGGTGGATTTGGAAGTCAAAGGTATAAACGCTGACAAACTCGACAGCAGTCGAGCCATTTGCAACCTGATCGCCGGGTTGCGCGAAGACCTCAAGCATGCCCACACACCCGTCCTGCAAAGAGCGGCGGGGCGCGGCGTCTACTAG
- a CDS encoding DUF2790 domain-containing protein: MKLRTVMLCGAFALAALSGLAQADEQSAVVKPVPYQYGMPMNIAKVLAMNETPTNDCKVIKADIKFLDKAGKVEDVSYRKMSEACDFQN, encoded by the coding sequence ATGAAATTGCGCACTGTGATGCTGTGCGGCGCATTCGCGCTGGCAGCCCTGTCGGGCCTGGCCCAGGCCGATGAGCAAAGCGCTGTAGTCAAACCCGTGCCCTACCAGTACGGCATGCCGATGAACATCGCCAAGGTCCTGGCCATGAATGAAACCCCCACAAACGACTGCAAAGTCATCAAGGCAGATATCAAGTTCCTCGACAAGGCCGGCAAAGTGGAGGACGTGAGCTATCGGAAAATGTCCGAAGCCTGCGACTTCCAGAACTGA
- a CDS encoding autotransporter outer membrane beta-barrel domain-containing protein: protein MGTERAWGYWAVLAVGILSLPYINPPTALAACTLTPGPGDDTFTCDSGNSAGLTDLLGNNRLNLPAGGTGTINGNVTFGAGVDVIQIDSGLVTGTVQQGNGIDTFTISGGQIQALAQGDGRDTFLMTGGTIVGAFEDGDTARQTGGSIGRVDMKLDNNLYDLSGGTILGNLVTGFGTDTIIVSGGFIGGNISTSGGDDSISVSGGVINGEIRASIGNDTFKWTHGGQINSAVLMGDGNDTAVLSGLGESLLSTTASIDGGLGNDQLSFDNSTSSTAARYIGWETVNLNNHSRLDLAGDFFLGDSASNTGTFNIDGSSTLAVNQGNLRAYTAGQLTTLNNAGTIDMTTGSASASDVLSVHGNYVGNNGQVWLQSVLGDDTSAADKLVVAGGTLTGHSQLAVSNLGGAGGFTQGSGIEVVQALNGAVSNADAFSLRGSVSAGAYEYLLFKGGVTAGTENNWYLRSSVVAVQSPAVPPEPPTPPVVVPVPPIPPTAPVVDPDEPPVEPPTSQPVAPIAPPAPPPSQVAAAASPQSAVGSPVLPTAIAGDAPIPLYRLEVPVYSVVIPAAQLMTVQALGTFHDRQGEQSLLSETGAAPAGWGRVYGSDFNKRWSGTVQPSFDGSLTGYQVGHDLYAAQTLGGQLQRVGLFVGQSRLQGDVKGFAMGFADNRAGRVKLEGDNLGAYWTLTDPGGAYVDLVAMGTRLDGHNTSVRGVKLDTQGHALTLSAEAGYRITVSEQWVVEPQAQVIYQKVDLNDQNDGISTVAFDSQDYWTGRLGARIKGHYRLRTTPIEPYLRANVWRTFGGTDTVTYAGTDRIKSDHAASSAALGAGVVARLSSSVSVYLSADYNTHLDGNTLEGVSGNAGVRMSW, encoded by the coding sequence ATGGGCACAGAACGCGCTTGGGGTTACTGGGCCGTTTTAGCTGTCGGCATCCTCTCACTTCCTTACATAAATCCGCCTACGGCGCTCGCCGCCTGCACACTGACGCCTGGGCCGGGTGATGACACTTTTACCTGCGACAGCGGCAACAGCGCGGGCCTTACCGATCTGTTGGGCAACAACCGCCTGAACCTGCCGGCGGGTGGCACCGGCACTATCAATGGCAACGTCACTTTCGGCGCCGGCGTGGATGTCATCCAGATCGATTCCGGCCTGGTCACCGGCACCGTGCAGCAAGGCAATGGCATCGACACCTTCACCATCAGCGGCGGCCAGATCCAGGCCCTGGCCCAGGGCGACGGCCGCGACACGTTCCTGATGACGGGCGGCACCATTGTCGGCGCCTTCGAGGACGGCGACACCGCGCGGCAAACCGGCGGCAGCATCGGCCGGGTCGATATGAAACTCGACAACAACCTCTATGACCTGTCCGGCGGCACGATCCTTGGCAACCTGGTGACCGGTTTTGGCACCGACACCATCATCGTTTCCGGTGGTTTCATCGGCGGTAATATCAGCACCAGTGGTGGCGATGACAGCATCAGCGTCAGTGGCGGTGTGATCAATGGCGAGATTCGCGCCAGTATCGGCAATGACACCTTCAAGTGGACCCATGGCGGCCAGATCAACTCGGCGGTGCTGATGGGCGACGGCAACGACACAGCCGTGCTCAGCGGCCTGGGCGAAAGCCTGTTGAGTACCACCGCGTCGATCGACGGCGGGCTGGGCAACGACCAACTGAGCTTCGACAACAGCACCTCAAGCACGGCCGCGCGCTATATCGGCTGGGAAACCGTCAACCTCAATAACCACTCGCGCCTCGACCTGGCCGGGGATTTTTTCCTCGGTGACAGCGCCAGCAATACCGGCACGTTCAACATTGATGGCAGCAGCACGCTGGCCGTGAACCAAGGCAATCTGCGCGCTTATACGGCAGGCCAACTGACGACGCTGAACAACGCCGGCACCATCGACATGACCACCGGCAGCGCCAGTGCCAGCGACGTGCTCAGCGTGCATGGCAACTACGTGGGCAATAACGGCCAAGTGTGGCTGCAATCGGTACTCGGCGACGACACCTCCGCGGCCGACAAACTGGTGGTGGCCGGTGGCACGCTGACCGGCCACAGCCAGCTGGCCGTGAGCAACCTCGGCGGTGCAGGCGGTTTTACCCAGGGCAGCGGGATTGAAGTGGTGCAGGCGCTCAATGGCGCCGTCAGCAACGCTGATGCGTTTTCGTTGCGTGGCTCAGTGTCGGCGGGAGCCTATGAATACTTGCTGTTCAAAGGCGGCGTCACCGCCGGTACGGAGAACAACTGGTACTTGCGCTCATCGGTGGTGGCCGTGCAATCGCCGGCCGTACCGCCGGAGCCACCAACACCGCCGGTGGTGGTGCCGGTGCCTCCGATCCCGCCGACGGCACCGGTGGTTGACCCCGATGAACCGCCGGTGGAGCCGCCCACCTCGCAGCCAGTGGCCCCAATCGCACCACCGGCGCCGCCGCCCAGCCAGGTCGCGGCGGCCGCTTCACCGCAGTCTGCCGTCGGTAGCCCGGTGCTGCCGACCGCCATTGCCGGCGACGCGCCGATCCCGCTGTATCGCCTCGAAGTGCCGGTGTACTCAGTGGTCATCCCCGCCGCACAGCTGATGACAGTGCAGGCACTCGGCACCTTTCATGACCGCCAGGGAGAACAAAGCCTGCTGAGTGAAACCGGGGCGGCACCGGCCGGCTGGGGTCGGGTGTACGGCAGCGATTTCAACAAGCGCTGGTCGGGCACGGTGCAGCCGAGTTTCGACGGTTCACTCACGGGTTATCAGGTCGGCCATGACCTGTACGCCGCGCAAACCCTTGGCGGGCAGCTTCAGCGCGTTGGCCTGTTCGTCGGCCAGAGCCGCCTGCAGGGTGACGTCAAAGGCTTCGCCATGGGCTTTGCGGACAACCGCGCAGGGCGGGTAAAACTCGAAGGCGATAACCTCGGCGCCTATTGGACCCTCACCGACCCCGGCGGCGCGTATGTAGACCTGGTCGCCATGGGCACCCGACTCGACGGCCACAACACTTCCGTGCGTGGGGTGAAGCTCGATACCCAGGGGCACGCGTTGACGCTGTCCGCCGAAGCCGGCTACCGCATTACCGTTTCCGAACAGTGGGTGGTCGAACCCCAGGCTCAGGTGATCTATCAGAAGGTCGACCTGAATGACCAGAACGATGGCATTTCCACGGTTGCCTTCGATTCCCAGGACTACTGGACCGGCCGCCTCGGCGCCCGCATCAAGGGCCATTACCGGCTGCGCACCACGCCGATTGAACCCTACCTGCGGGCCAACGTCTGGCGCACTTTCGGCGGCACCGATACGGTGACCTACGCAGGCACCGACCGCATCAAAAGCGACCACGCCGCCAGCAGCGCCGCGCTCGGGGCGGGAGTGGTGGCGAGGCTGTCGTCATCGGTGAGCGTGTACCTGTCGGCCGACTACAACACCCACCTGGACGGCAACACGTTGGAGGGTGTGAGCGGCAATGCCGGCGTGCGCATGAGTTGGTGA
- a CDS encoding carbohydrate kinase, whose amino-acid sequence MYLVCGEALFDFFSEEDASGQASKVTYKAIAGGSPFNVAVGLRRLGIEAGLFGGLSTDFLGRRLLQVLRDEGVSEQFLVEFAAPTTLSMVAVGADGSPQYNFRGEGCADRLLEVAHLPVLGDDVRGLHIGSFSLVVQPIGDSLLSLVKRESGKRLISLDPNVRLNPQPDIQLWRDRVAELVEHADLIKVSDEDLHLLYPDQSPESVLQGWLQHRCQLVFLTRGGDGASVFSRQHGSWSAPAVKVVMADTVGAGDTFQAALIAWLTEQQLDSVAGLQQLSRAQIDSMLGFAIRAAALTCTKTGPDLPYRQQLG is encoded by the coding sequence ATGTATTTGGTGTGTGGTGAAGCGCTGTTTGATTTTTTCAGCGAGGAGGATGCCAGCGGGCAGGCTTCCAAAGTCACTTACAAGGCGATTGCCGGCGGTTCACCGTTCAATGTCGCGGTGGGTTTGCGCCGCCTCGGCATCGAGGCCGGGCTGTTTGGCGGGCTGTCGACTGATTTTCTCGGGCGGCGCCTGCTGCAAGTGCTCAGGGATGAAGGCGTGAGCGAACAGTTCCTGGTGGAATTTGCGGCGCCCACCACCTTGTCGATGGTCGCGGTGGGCGCCGACGGCTCACCGCAATACAACTTTCGTGGCGAAGGCTGCGCCGACCGGCTGCTGGAAGTCGCGCACCTGCCGGTGCTCGGCGATGACGTGCGCGGGCTGCATATCGGCTCGTTCTCCCTGGTGGTGCAACCGATTGGCGACAGCCTGCTGAGCCTGGTCAAGCGCGAAAGCGGCAAGCGCCTGATCAGCCTCGACCCCAACGTGCGCCTGAACCCGCAGCCGGATATCCAGCTGTGGCGTGACCGCGTGGCGGAGTTGGTCGAGCATGCCGACCTGATCAAGGTCAGCGATGAAGACCTGCACCTGCTCTACCCCGACCAGTCCCCAGAGAGCGTGCTGCAGGGTTGGCTGCAGCACCGTTGCCAGCTGGTGTTCCTCACCCGTGGCGGCGACGGCGCCAGCGTGTTCAGCCGCCAGCATGGCAGTTGGTCGGCACCGGCGGTAAAGGTGGTGATGGCCGATACCGTCGGCGCCGGCGATACCTTCCAGGCCGCGCTGATTGCCTGGCTGACCGAGCAGCAGCTGGATTCAGTCGCGGGGCTGCAACAGCTCAGCCGCGCGCAGATCGACAGCATGCTCGGCTTCGCCATCCGCGCGGCGGCGTTGACCTGCACCAAGACCGGGCCGGATCTGCCGTATCGTCAGCAACTGGGCTGA